Part of the Tolypothrix sp. PCC 7910 genome, TTTTTGCTATCTCATCTCCTCAACTGCTACGCAGGCAACAGAGAACTCTGCCATCAAAGGCGTTGGTTAGAGTAAATACATTTGTGATGGCAATAAAAAAGCGCTCTCTCAATCGAGAACGCTATTAATTTATATTAATCTCAAATTAACCATGCATTGCTGGAGCCTGCAAAGCTACAGGTATGAATTCACCTGCAGCCAAATCGAGAGGGAAGTTGTGAGCATTACGCTCGTGCATCACTTCTATGCCTAAATTGGCACGATTGACGACATCAGCCCATGTACTAACTACACGACCTTGAGAATCTAGCACCGATTGGTTAAAGTTAAATCCATTCAAGTTAAATGCCATTGTGCTAATACCCAAAGCGGTCAACCAGATACAAACTACAGGCCAGGCAGCTAAGAAAAAGTGCAGCGAACGAGAGTTGTTAAAGCTAGCATATTGCCAGATCAATCGTCCAAAATAACCGTGAGCCGCTACAATGCTATAGGTTTCTTGTTCTTGACCAAATCTGTATCCATAGTTAATCGATTCAACTTCCGTCGTCTCTCTAACTAGCGAGGAAGACACCAAAGAACCATGCATTGCACAGAATAAGGAACCGCCGAAAACACCTGCTACCCCAAACATATGGAAGGGGTGGAACAGAATATTATGTTCTGCTTGGAATACAAGCATAAAGTTAAACGTGCCGCTAATACTTAGAGGCATCCCGTCAGAAAAGCTACCTTGACCAATGGGATAAATTAAGAACACTGAGGTCGCCGCAGCTACAGGTGCTGAGTAAGCAACACAAATCCAGGGACGCATCCCTAAACGAAAACTTAGTTCCCATTGTCTGCCCAGCCAACAGAAAATACCAATGAGAAAATGCAAAACAATTAGCTGATAAGGGCCGCCGTTGTAGAGCCATTCATCCATAGATGCCGCTTCCCAAAGAGGGTAAAAGTGCAAACCAATAGCATTGGATGTCGGCACAACAGCACCAGTAATGATGTTATTACCGTAAAGTAAAGAACCAGCAACAGGCTCTCGAATACCGTCAATATCAACTGGTGGTGCAGCAATAAAGGCAATAATGAAACAGATGGTTGCAGTTAACAAAGTGGGAATCATTAACACACCAAACCAGCCGATATAAAGCCGATTTTCAGTGCTAGTAATCCATTGCGAGAATCGATCCCACTGATTACCGCTTTCGCCCCTTCTGAGAGTTGTGGTCATGGCTGTATTGTTGATAAATCACTAAAATCAACCTTCTCAATTAGTAAAAATTGAGAATAAAGCTATTTTCAAAGACTTTTGCCAAATACCTTCTCCCTAATTACCAGGACTCTCGTAATTGCCTCACACCATATAAAAATTACTCAATTAATTGCTCAGGGAGACGGTGTGAATAAGGGGGAATTTTTTCCACCTCTTATTATCAGTTTTTACATAAATTCTTTGTATTTATCAATAACGTTTTTATAAAGTTTGATTGCAATTACTACTTAACCTCTTGTGACAGCAGAATTTTAATATCTCAACATTAGGGCTTTAAGTATTTTTCACAAACAACGTTTTATCTGGACGCAAATTTACCTAAAAATTGGTAAGAACTGGCTGATACTCTATCAGAAATAGTTTCACACTTTATCCAGTGGCATTACTCAAGCTATTAAGTAAAAAGCCTAATTACAATATATCTACCGATTTTTTTCTAATAGCTTCTATTTGATATTGCAAATAAATTACTTAGATTATTTATGTAATATTAAAAACCAAGCTGTTAGTAACAGTCAATATCTTGACTTTAAAAATTAGGGTATGCACTGCCACAGACTTCAACAGGGTACTGCTGAGTACTCTGAATACTTCCAGTTCAAAATTTGGTTAGATGGAAAAATCCATGCTGAGTGATCATAAAAACATTTCCATTCATCAATTAGTGGAATTTCAGGTGTCACAAACCCCTGATGCTGTAGCGGTCATTTTTCAAAATGAGCAATTAACATATAGAGAACTAAATCAAAAAGCCAATCAATTAGCGTATCACCTAAGAACTCTAGGTGTAAAACCAGAGACTTTAGTTGGAGTGTGTATAGAGCGATCGCTAGAGATGGTAGTCGCGCTCTTAGGGATACTCAAAGCAGGTGGTGCTTATATTCCACTCGATCCTACCTATCCCCCAGATCGTTTAGCTTTTATCATCGAAGATACTCAAATTCCTATCCTGTTAACCCAAGAGCATTTACAGACATTAGTTTCTCAACATCAGGGACATACTGTCTATATAAACAGCGATTGGCAGAACATAGCTCAACAGCCAACAGATAACCCTATTAGCGAAGTAAGACCTAACAATCTTGCTTATGTGATTTACACGTCTGGGTCTACAGGTATACCAAAAGGTGTAGCAATTGAACACCGCAATACAATTGCTCTGATTGATTGGGCTAGAGAATTTTTTACTCCTGAGCAATTAAAGGGAGTGTTAGCCTCCACATCAATTTGCTTCGATTTGTCTGTTTTTGAATTGTTTGTCACTCTTTGCTGTGGTGGCAAGGTAATTCTCGCTCAGGATGCCTTAGAGTTACCTAACTTACCAGCAGCATTGGAAGTTACTTTGATCAATACTGTACCATCAGCGATCGCAGCATTGCTCCGCATGGAAGGTATTCCCTCTTCTGTAAAGACTATTAACTTGGCAGGTGAGCCGTTGCAAAATGCTCTGGTACAACAACTTTATCAGTTAGAGCATATTCAACAAGTCTTCAATCTTTATGGGCCCACAGAGGATACAACTTATTCCACAGTAGCTTTGATCCAAAAAGGATCAACCGAAATTCCATCTATTGGTCGTCCTCTACCAAATACAGAAATTTATTTGTTAGAAGTGCCATCACGTAGGAAAAATGATCGGCTCAAACCTGTTCCAATGGGCGTAGCAGGTGAATTATATATCAGTGGTTCTGGGCTAGCTCGTGGTTATCTTAATCGGCCAGATCTAACCTCTGAGAAGTTTATTCTATATTCATTAAATCAAGAAACAGAAGTGCGGCTCTACAAAACTGGAGATTTAGCTGTTTACTTGCCCGATGGTAACCTCAAGTTCCTTGGTCGGATAGATCACCAAATCAAAATTCGTGGCTTTCGAGTGGAATTAGGAGAGTTAGAAGCAACTATCAACCAATATCCAGGAATAAGAGAGGCTGTAGTCATTCCTAGAGATGGTGAGTTTGGAGACAAACGCCTGGTTGCATATATTGTTCCAAAAACTCATAATGATTTGAATTTATCAACCTTAATTCCTCAGTCTGATAATCAACAACTTCAGAAGTGGGAAACTCTATGGAATACTACCTATAGCAACTATTCAGAAGATTGGGCTGGCTGGAATGATAGTTTTACTGGTCAACCGATGCTCATTAATGAGGTGTCTGAGTGGGTTGATGTTACTGTTGAACGGATTCTCTCTTTACGTCCGCAACGAGTTTTAGAAATTGGATGTGGAAAGGGTTTACTCCTATTCCGTATTGCATCTCATTGCATTCAATATGTGGGTACAGATATTTCAGCAGAAGCGATTCACTATATTGAGCAGCAGCTAAGGAATGCTCAACAGGATTATTCCCATGTATCAGTATCTGAGGGCGTAGCTCATGAACTTGAAGGATTAGAATTTGCCAGCTTTGATACCGTGATTCTGAACTCTGTGATTCAGTACTTTCCTGGTGTAGATTATTTGTCTCAGGTTATCGAGAAGATTGTCAAGTTAATCAAACCAGGAGGGCAGATTTTCATTGGTGATGTTCGCAGTTTACCTTTATTGGAAACTTTTCATACCGCTGTCCAACTCAGCCAAGCTATTTCTTCTCTTTCCAGTCATCAACTCCAACAGATGATCAGGACACGAATGCTTCATGACAAAGAACTAGTAATTCATCCTGACTTCTTCCCTGCGTTGAAGCAAAGAATTCCCCGCATTAGTCATGTTCAAACTTTACTCAAGCGAGGTCAATCTCAAAACGAGCTGATTAGGTTTCGCTCTGATGTCATCCTTCATGTTGATGTTAATACTTATTTAGATGCAGAGCCTTTATGTTGGGATTGGCAAAAGCAGGAATTATCAATCCCGTTTATCTGCAAATTTCTTCAAGAAAAACAACCAAAAACTCTCAAGATTATCAATGTACCCAATGCCCGTGTTTTTCTAGATGTGAAAGCTGTAGAACTGTTAGCAGGTGAAAATAAACCAAAAACTGTAGGGCAGCTAAGAGAAGCTCTCTGGCAAATTCATGAACAAGATAGAGTTCATCCTGAAGAATTTTGGAATATTAGTCAATATCTGCCCTATAACGTCCATATCAATTGGTCGGAGTTACATACTCCAAGTACGTATGATGTTGTGCTGCACAGCCAGTTAACAACCACTGAGCAAAAGGCCATTCTAGTACTACCAGAAAAACCATTAGAGTTAAAACCTTTGACTTCTTATGCTAATAATCCTCTTCAAGTAAACGAGAAAAACAACCTGGTTCCACAACTACGTAATTACCTCAAGGAAAAATTACCTGACTACATGGTTCCTTCAGCATTTGTAGTCATGGAATCTTTACCCCTGACACCGAATGGGAAGATTGATAGGCGCTCACTACCTGAACCCAAAAAAGAGCGTCCTTTTTTAAGTAAGGCATACGTTGCGCCTTCTACTGTATTAGAACGGCAGCTTGCTGAAATTTGGTCTCAGATTTTAGAAATAGAACAAGTTGGTATTTACGATAACTTTTTTGAACTTGGAGGACATTCTCTGCTAATAGTTCAACTACTGACTCAAGTAGAAGATGCTCTTCAAGTGAAAATACCTTTGTTCTATCTTCTGAGAGAGCCGACCATAGCTGGATGTATTAAATCGATTGATGCCTTACAAAATTTGGATTCTACTAAGCCTATTGAGGAAGTGACAAAGGTAGATCTATTAGCTGAAGCTGTCTTAGATCCAGAAATTTTACCTGAAGTACCTTTTGTTGAACCAACAAATGAAGCAGAGCATATATTTTTGACAGGTGCAACAGGTTTTTTAGGTGCCTTCCTCTTACATGAACTTCTGCAACAAACATCAGCCAATGTTTACTGTCTTATCCGAGCCTCTAATCTTGAGGAGGGTCGGTATAAAATTCAAACCAATCTAGAGCGTTATATGCTTTGGAGTGATGAGTTAAATTCTAGGATAGTTCCACTGTTAGGCGATTTATCAAGGCCTTTTTTGGGATTAAACCATCAAACATTCATCGACTTAGCTAGTAAGCTCGATCTTATTTATCATGCTGGAGCTTTTGTTAACCTAGTTTATCCTTACAACGCACTGCGAGCTACCAATGTTTTAGGTACACAAGAAATTCTTAGATTAGCAAGTTTAAGCAAAGTGACACCGGTTCATTTTATCTCGACAATTGATGTACTGAAGCCACTAATCTTTCGCAATCAAACGCTGATTCAAGAAGATGAACGATTGGTAAATGGTGAAGGTTTAACTAGAGCTTATACTCAAACCAAATGGGTTGCCGAACAGTTAATAATAACCGCCCAATCTCGCGGCATTCCTACCTGTATATACAGACCTGGAATGATTTCTGGTCATAGTCAAACAGGCGCTAATAATACAAATGACCTGATGTCCAGAATTATCAAAGGTATGATTCAACTGGGAAGTGCTCCAGATCTAGATCAATGGGTGAATCTAACTCCGATAGACTATGCTAGTAAAGCAATTGTGCATTTATCAAGACAAAAAGACTCTTTCGGGAAAGCCTTCCATATTGTGAATCCTCAACCATTGTCTTGGAAACAGCTTGTGAATGAAATTAGCAGTTTTGGCTACTCGATTAAATTGCTACCACATGAACAATGGCAAGCAGAGTTACTTTTATTGGAAAATTCCAACGAAAATGTTTTGAATCCTATTAAATCGCTCTTCACTGATAAACATTATCATAACCAAATGACTTATTTGGAAACATTCCTAATGACATCTCAAGCTTTTGACTATCAAAATACTGCTAATGGACTGAAAGGTACTTCCATTACTTGTCCGCCAGTGGATAGTAAGCTTTTAAATGCTTATATTTTGTATTTTATACAAAGTAGTTTTCTCAAAACTTCTATAAATGCTCCTAACTACAATAACTCCTTGACCTGTGAATCACTTGGAACAGCAAGCAAATGGGATGATTACAGTAGGGCATATGATCCATCCACTCTTACCATATAGCATTTTCAAATTTTACAGAGTAAATTGCTATTTCATTTTAGTCACTATTTCTATTTTTTGTAGATGTAAGGCTACAAGGAGGAAGCCGCAATAGATGTAAAGTAAACATCATTTATATCCTAATTTGTGGTTGATAAAGAAATGATGCCGCAATATAAAGATTTTTTTTGCACTTGTTATTCTTGCAGCCTATAAGGGAACTATTAACAATGAGTACTTATTAGATACAAGTAAGCGGCATCATGCAGTTGCATCTAGGTGTTACCGATGAAAATTAACAAAAATATAATACGTAATTCTATTGGTTCGAGGTTATTTTTCTACGTTCTAAGTGGTGCTTTAGTCGGATTAGGTGGGATGTCTTTCTTTTTCTATAAAGCACTAGAATATAGGTCTACAAAAGAAATACAAGGTAACCTTAGTACAAAAGTTAAGTCAATTGAAGGAAAATTGGCTAGTGCAGAGCAATCAATGCTCAGTTTAACTGCTGCTATCAAAACTCTAAATAGTATAGGTGTCAAGGAACCAGATGCTTATAAACAAATGGTTTTTGAAATACTAAAGAAACGCTCATCTCTAACAATGGGTGTTGGCTTTGGTCAGACTAGCTACAAAATTCTTCCAGACCGTCAGTTATATTGGCCATATTTATTTGTAGACCAAAATGTTCCCGATCAAGTTGGTAAAGTTCTAGCATTTCCGTACAATAAAATTAGAGAAACAGATGTGTGCGAACTTGATCGAAAGTGCTTGGAACAAGACTATTATAAGCTACCTGTAGCTGCTAAAAAAGCAATTTGGTTAGAGCCATATGATTGGGCTAAAATAACTTTAACAACCTCTACATCTCCTATATTCAATGATCGTGATGAAGTCATTGGTGTTGTAGGGTTAGATATCAATGTGACAGCACTCACAGAAGAGATAAAAAAGCCTGTAACTTGGGGAGGAGGTTACTTTACAATTATCAGTCAAAAAGGTAACTTGCTAGCATATCCACCAGAACCGGAAAAAGCTAAATCATTAGCCACTTATAAAGATATACCAGAATTGAGGGATGTGTGGCAGCAGATTGAAACCGATGATGACGGTTTTGTACAAGCAAAGGGTAAATATTGGGTATTTCAGAGGGTACATGGAACGAACTGGTTAATGTTAGCAGTCGTGCCTCAGTCAGTTGTATTAGCCCCAGTGTTATCTATTGCAGTTGGTGGTGCCTTAGGTGCTGGTTTAGTTTTAGCGTTAGTTGTTACTTTATTTATTCGTCAACTTAATAACCGCTTACAACCTATTCTCGAAGAATGCCAGAAACTGGCAGAAGTTGATGCTCAGAGAGCGCTGCGTTTAGGTCAAGATTCTGGGGTATTAGTTAATAGCAAAAAAAACTATCAATCTGACTTAGAAAATGCAGATGAAATCGAAATCTTGGCACAGTCTTTTACTCAGATGGCAAGTCAGTTAAAAGAGTCATTTGATGAGTTAGAACTGCG contains:
- the psbA gene encoding photosystem II q(b) protein gives rise to the protein MTTTLRRGESGNQWDRFSQWITSTENRLYIGWFGVLMIPTLLTATICFIIAFIAAPPVDIDGIREPVAGSLLYGNNIITGAVVPTSNAIGLHFYPLWEAASMDEWLYNGGPYQLIVLHFLIGIFCWLGRQWELSFRLGMRPWICVAYSAPVAAATSVFLIYPIGQGSFSDGMPLSISGTFNFMLVFQAEHNILFHPFHMFGVAGVFGGSLFCAMHGSLVSSSLVRETTEVESINYGYRFGQEQETYSIVAAHGYFGRLIWQYASFNNSRSLHFFLAAWPVVCIWLTALGISTMAFNLNGFNFNQSVLDSQGRVVSTWADVVNRANLGIEVMHERNAHNFPLDLAAGEFIPVALQAPAMHG
- a CDS encoding amino acid adenylation domain-containing protein gives rise to the protein MLSDHKNISIHQLVEFQVSQTPDAVAVIFQNEQLTYRELNQKANQLAYHLRTLGVKPETLVGVCIERSLEMVVALLGILKAGGAYIPLDPTYPPDRLAFIIEDTQIPILLTQEHLQTLVSQHQGHTVYINSDWQNIAQQPTDNPISEVRPNNLAYVIYTSGSTGIPKGVAIEHRNTIALIDWAREFFTPEQLKGVLASTSICFDLSVFELFVTLCCGGKVILAQDALELPNLPAALEVTLINTVPSAIAALLRMEGIPSSVKTINLAGEPLQNALVQQLYQLEHIQQVFNLYGPTEDTTYSTVALIQKGSTEIPSIGRPLPNTEIYLLEVPSRRKNDRLKPVPMGVAGELYISGSGLARGYLNRPDLTSEKFILYSLNQETEVRLYKTGDLAVYLPDGNLKFLGRIDHQIKIRGFRVELGELEATINQYPGIREAVVIPRDGEFGDKRLVAYIVPKTHNDLNLSTLIPQSDNQQLQKWETLWNTTYSNYSEDWAGWNDSFTGQPMLINEVSEWVDVTVERILSLRPQRVLEIGCGKGLLLFRIASHCIQYVGTDISAEAIHYIEQQLRNAQQDYSHVSVSEGVAHELEGLEFASFDTVILNSVIQYFPGVDYLSQVIEKIVKLIKPGGQIFIGDVRSLPLLETFHTAVQLSQAISSLSSHQLQQMIRTRMLHDKELVIHPDFFPALKQRIPRISHVQTLLKRGQSQNELIRFRSDVILHVDVNTYLDAEPLCWDWQKQELSIPFICKFLQEKQPKTLKIINVPNARVFLDVKAVELLAGENKPKTVGQLREALWQIHEQDRVHPEEFWNISQYLPYNVHINWSELHTPSTYDVVLHSQLTTTEQKAILVLPEKPLELKPLTSYANNPLQVNEKNNLVPQLRNYLKEKLPDYMVPSAFVVMESLPLTPNGKIDRRSLPEPKKERPFLSKAYVAPSTVLERQLAEIWSQILEIEQVGIYDNFFELGGHSLLIVQLLTQVEDALQVKIPLFYLLREPTIAGCIKSIDALQNLDSTKPIEEVTKVDLLAEAVLDPEILPEVPFVEPTNEAEHIFLTGATGFLGAFLLHELLQQTSANVYCLIRASNLEEGRYKIQTNLERYMLWSDELNSRIVPLLGDLSRPFLGLNHQTFIDLASKLDLIYHAGAFVNLVYPYNALRATNVLGTQEILRLASLSKVTPVHFISTIDVLKPLIFRNQTLIQEDERLVNGEGLTRAYTQTKWVAEQLIITAQSRGIPTCIYRPGMISGHSQTGANNTNDLMSRIIKGMIQLGSAPDLDQWVNLTPIDYASKAIVHLSRQKDSFGKAFHIVNPQPLSWKQLVNEISSFGYSIKLLPHEQWQAELLLLENSNENVLNPIKSLFTDKHYHNQMTYLETFLMTSQAFDYQNTANGLKGTSITCPPVDSKLLNAYILYFIQSSFLKTSINAPNYNNSLTCESLGTASKWDDYSRAYDPSTLTI